From a region of the Mycolicibacterium sp. MU0050 genome:
- a CDS encoding DEAD/DEAH box helicase family protein, producing the protein MEYTLKDYQVGAVAGVLDNLTQARTLYKQFGSKSRFALSAVTGAGKTVMAAAVIEALFFGSDEFDFAADPGAVVLWFSDDPSLNEQSRRRIQAAGGEQLDSRLRIIESTFNEPKLRPGNVYFLNAQKLSKGARLVRGDRNGDTDEMALVPRPDEVQSNIYDVIAETIADERLTLYFVQDEAHRGWNNSAGDRTTIVQRLVNGHGTTPPMPIVWGISATTQNFEDAFKDAPQGRVALPAVEVDSALVQASGLLKDDIVLSIPSESGTFDTVLLKRAVRKVIASTKAWAQYAKEQGETDPVVPLLVVQVRDGDTAATQTAVARAVEAVFEEWTDLPTQSFANVFGEHQDLSVNQVPVPYVAPETVQEETWIRVLFAKTAISTGWDCPRAEVLVSFRPAVDPTHITQLLGRMVRTPLARRIPGNQVLNSVECLLPFFDRKTATAVAEELMRGATGGGDGDSGGGPGRRVLFDPVTLLPNPEVPEEVWERFDMLPAQTIPKRAAKPIKRLTAIAKALSDDDLITDAGKQAHAHLHAVLDGRRVQYKDKIDAAVKDVMTMEGEELRGKLHSNTAISRKAFTDTADHRAIQDAYRAAGRVFSADLARTYVGHLAGDDADDDELRDATVQLAAAALVPEVAEAIDDEANKLAADWLQQTRVQRKGLTDERQAVYDELESMTTQPQPILLTRPRTGQADTKVRDAAGNESDLPTHKHHLLCDENGDVPANLNDWETLVLKQEMNAAGFVAWWRNPSRTAKDSLSIAYRDMSSGAFKALRPDFLFFSRRADGTIAANIVDPHGHHMSDAMPKLRGLADFAETFGAEYGRIEAVAKVGDTLRVLDLTKESVRKAVRDGADAKALYESDAAVDY; encoded by the coding sequence ATGGAGTACACGCTCAAGGACTACCAAGTCGGTGCCGTCGCGGGTGTGCTCGACAACCTCACGCAGGCGCGCACCCTCTACAAGCAGTTCGGCTCCAAGTCGAGGTTCGCGCTGTCCGCCGTCACCGGCGCGGGCAAGACCGTCATGGCGGCCGCCGTCATCGAGGCGCTGTTCTTCGGCAGCGACGAGTTCGACTTCGCCGCCGACCCCGGGGCGGTGGTGCTCTGGTTCAGCGACGACCCCAGCTTGAACGAGCAGTCGCGAAGGCGGATCCAGGCCGCCGGTGGTGAGCAGCTCGACTCGCGGCTGCGGATCATCGAGTCCACGTTCAACGAGCCGAAGCTGCGACCCGGCAACGTCTACTTCCTCAACGCGCAGAAGCTGAGCAAGGGCGCGCGGCTCGTGCGCGGTGACCGCAACGGCGACACCGACGAGATGGCACTGGTGCCTCGCCCCGACGAGGTGCAGAGCAACATCTACGACGTCATCGCCGAGACGATCGCCGACGAGCGGCTCACGCTGTACTTCGTGCAGGACGAGGCGCACCGCGGTTGGAACAACTCCGCCGGCGACCGCACCACCATCGTGCAGCGACTGGTCAACGGACACGGCACCACTCCACCGATGCCGATCGTCTGGGGCATCTCGGCGACGACGCAGAACTTCGAGGACGCGTTCAAGGACGCACCGCAGGGGCGGGTGGCACTGCCGGCGGTCGAGGTGGACTCCGCGCTGGTCCAGGCATCGGGACTGCTCAAGGACGACATCGTCCTGTCGATCCCCAGCGAGTCGGGCACCTTCGACACGGTGCTGCTCAAGCGGGCCGTCAGGAAGGTGATCGCAAGCACCAAGGCGTGGGCCCAGTATGCGAAGGAGCAAGGCGAGACCGACCCCGTCGTGCCGCTCCTGGTGGTGCAGGTGCGCGACGGTGATACCGCAGCTACCCAGACCGCGGTCGCCCGAGCGGTGGAAGCGGTCTTCGAGGAGTGGACGGACCTACCGACCCAGTCGTTCGCCAACGTCTTCGGCGAGCACCAAGACCTGTCCGTGAACCAGGTGCCCGTCCCTTACGTGGCGCCGGAGACGGTGCAGGAAGAAACGTGGATCCGGGTGCTGTTCGCGAAGACCGCGATCAGTACCGGGTGGGACTGCCCCCGGGCCGAGGTACTCGTCTCCTTCCGGCCTGCGGTCGACCCCACCCACATCACGCAGCTACTCGGCCGCATGGTGCGCACGCCGCTGGCGCGCCGGATCCCCGGCAACCAGGTGCTGAACTCCGTCGAGTGCCTACTGCCGTTCTTCGACCGGAAGACGGCGACCGCGGTCGCGGAGGAGCTGATGCGCGGCGCCACCGGCGGCGGAGACGGCGACTCCGGAGGCGGCCCCGGCCGGCGCGTGCTGTTCGACCCGGTGACCTTGCTACCCAACCCGGAGGTTCCCGAGGAGGTCTGGGAGCGCTTCGACATGCTGCCGGCGCAGACGATCCCGAAGCGCGCCGCGAAGCCCATCAAGCGGCTCACCGCGATCGCGAAGGCACTCTCCGACGACGACCTGATCACCGACGCCGGGAAGCAGGCGCACGCGCACCTGCACGCGGTCCTCGACGGGCGGCGTGTGCAGTACAAGGACAAGATCGACGCGGCGGTCAAGGACGTCATGACGATGGAGGGCGAGGAGCTGCGCGGGAAGCTGCACAGCAACACCGCCATCTCCCGCAAGGCCTTCACCGACACCGCCGACCACCGCGCCATCCAGGACGCGTACCGGGCCGCCGGCCGTGTCTTCAGCGCCGACCTCGCGCGGACCTACGTCGGGCACCTCGCCGGTGACGACGCCGACGACGATGAGCTCCGCGATGCAACAGTCCAACTCGCAGCGGCGGCGCTCGTGCCCGAGGTCGCGGAGGCCATCGACGACGAAGCGAACAAACTCGCCGCCGACTGGCTGCAGCAGACGCGGGTGCAGCGCAAGGGACTGACAGACGAGCGGCAAGCCGTCTACGACGAGCTGGAGTCGATGACGACGCAGCCGCAACCGATCCTGCTCACCCGTCCCCGGACCGGGCAAGCCGACACCAAGGTGCGCGACGCCGCCGGCAACGAATCCGACCTCCCGACACACAAGCACCACCTGCTCTGCGACGAGAACGGTGACGTCCCGGCCAACCTCAACGACTGGGAGACGCTGGTCCTGAAGCAGGAGATGAACGCCGCCGGCTTCGTCGCCTGGTGGCGAAACCCGTCGCGGACGGCGAAGGACTCCCTGTCGATCGCCTACCGCGACATGTCGAGCGGCGCGTTCAAGGCGCTGCGGCCGGACTTCCTGTTCTTCTCACGCCGCGCTGACGGGACGATCGCCGCGAACATCGTCGACCCGCACGGGCACCACATGTCCGATGCCATGCCGAAGCTGCGCGGCCTCGCCGACTTCGCCGAGACCTTCGGCGCCGAG
- a CDS encoding site-specific DNA-methyltransferase: MTGFAGKGSDRVAHLVEVGQDEPRNTTTALVADLVIVAEFRDDIYPGLIETGRVEHGGDKPFHTVINAENFHALEMLTYTHRHAIDAIYIDPPYNKGSFRDWKYNNLYVEADDDYRHSKWLAMMERRLLVAAELLNPADSVLIVTIDELEVHRLGLLLEQLFPEARVQMVSSIINPKGVSTNGGFRRADEYIFFVMFGSSHPARLTLAPEWSPSPRGAMAEAPDPEDAREVEPEWTSMMRRGSNSRRVDRPTMFYPIYADPDTKRIVEVGEAIPAGTSEAPPKEGLVAILPLRRNGSEGRWQVGADELRSRMAQGRVRLGRATAYGFVVNYLPDGAYADVQSGKYEVRGRADDGSLLAYRADLGDDRVAPTQWKIQSHNASEYGSTLISDILPGRRFDFPKSLYAVEDTIRFFVQDKPTAVVLDFFSGSGTTAHAVMRLNKQDGGQRQCISVTNNEVSADEQGALSAEGLRPGDPDWEKWGVCDHITKPRIKAAITGKTPDGDPLRGAYKFTDEFPMAEGFEENAAFFTLTYEGPLSVAHHRAFARVAPMLWLRAGARGPIITEIGDKGWDLTDVYGVLDDLDTAARFVTEVKKTPGVAMVYIVTDDDLAFQMVCRELPKGVRPVQLYESYLRNFEINSGRFA, encoded by the coding sequence GTGACAGGCTTCGCAGGCAAGGGCAGCGACCGGGTGGCGCACCTGGTCGAAGTCGGCCAGGACGAGCCGCGGAATACCACCACCGCGCTCGTAGCCGACCTCGTGATCGTGGCGGAGTTCCGCGACGACATCTACCCCGGCCTGATCGAAACAGGTCGAGTCGAGCACGGCGGCGATAAGCCGTTCCACACCGTGATCAACGCGGAGAACTTCCACGCGCTGGAGATGCTGACCTACACGCACCGCCACGCGATCGACGCGATCTACATCGATCCGCCCTACAACAAGGGATCGTTCCGCGACTGGAAGTACAACAACCTGTACGTGGAGGCGGACGACGACTACCGGCACTCGAAGTGGCTCGCCATGATGGAGCGCCGCCTTCTCGTCGCTGCTGAGCTGCTCAACCCAGCGGACTCCGTGCTCATCGTGACCATCGACGAACTGGAAGTTCATCGGCTTGGCTTGCTGCTCGAGCAACTGTTCCCCGAAGCGCGAGTCCAGATGGTGAGCAGCATCATCAACCCGAAAGGTGTGTCCACCAACGGTGGCTTCAGGCGAGCGGACGAGTACATCTTCTTCGTCATGTTTGGGTCGAGTCACCCGGCTCGCCTGACCCTCGCACCGGAGTGGTCACCATCGCCGCGCGGGGCGATGGCCGAGGCCCCGGACCCAGAAGATGCGCGAGAGGTCGAGCCGGAGTGGACATCGATGATGCGCCGCGGCAGCAACTCGCGGCGGGTCGACCGTCCAACGATGTTCTATCCCATCTACGCGGACCCGGACACGAAGCGGATTGTCGAGGTTGGAGAAGCGATTCCGGCCGGCACGAGCGAGGCGCCCCCGAAGGAGGGACTCGTCGCGATCCTCCCGCTCCGGCGCAACGGAAGCGAAGGTCGATGGCAGGTCGGCGCAGATGAGCTGCGCTCCCGCATGGCACAAGGCCGGGTGCGGCTCGGGCGCGCAACCGCCTATGGCTTCGTGGTCAACTATCTCCCCGACGGTGCGTACGCGGACGTGCAATCCGGGAAGTACGAGGTGCGCGGGCGTGCCGACGACGGCTCGCTGCTCGCTTACCGGGCGGATCTCGGTGACGACCGCGTGGCTCCGACGCAGTGGAAGATTCAGTCTCACAACGCCTCCGAGTACGGATCAACTCTGATCAGCGACATCTTGCCCGGGCGGAGGTTCGACTTCCCCAAGTCCCTCTACGCGGTCGAGGACACGATCAGGTTCTTCGTCCAGGACAAGCCCACCGCGGTGGTGCTCGACTTCTTCTCCGGCTCTGGTACCACCGCGCACGCCGTGATGCGCCTGAACAAGCAGGACGGTGGGCAGCGACAGTGCATCTCGGTCACCAACAACGAGGTCTCCGCCGACGAGCAGGGTGCCCTGAGCGCTGAGGGTCTGCGACCCGGCGACCCCGACTGGGAGAAATGGGGGGTGTGCGACCACATCACCAAGCCCAGGATCAAGGCAGCGATCACCGGCAAGACACCCGATGGCGACCCGCTCCGCGGTGCCTACAAGTTCACCGACGAGTTCCCCATGGCCGAGGGCTTCGAGGAGAACGCGGCGTTCTTCACCCTGACCTACGAGGGTCCGCTGTCGGTAGCCCACCACCGTGCCTTCGCGAGGGTCGCGCCGATGCTGTGGCTGCGCGCTGGGGCGCGCGGGCCGATCATCACCGAGATCGGCGACAAGGGCTGGGACCTCACCGACGTGTACGGCGTACTCGACGACCTCGACACCGCGGCCCGCTTCGTCACCGAGGTGAAGAAGACGCCGGGCGTGGCGATGGTGTACATCGTCACCGACGACGACCTCGCCTTCCAGATGGTGTGCCGAGAACTACCCAAGGGGGTCCGGCCCGTCCAGCTCTACGAGTCGTACTTGCGGAACTTCGAGATCAACTCTGGGAGGTTCGCCTGA
- a CDS encoding helix-turn-helix domain-containing protein produces MTTTTRIRIGTPAVAEQLGVSDETVRQEIQRGRLPAIRVGRTYRVLQSDVDEYIAAAEAEAYSARKRKVGVEVTAYESEAGAEVRISGPSGSGKSSLVRELRGLWGDAVTAHRYSDDGSEVLRLSTIDVEPSIADVAENDGLPPRFHVANLNA; encoded by the coding sequence ATGACCACCACCACACGTATCCGCATCGGAACGCCAGCTGTCGCCGAGCAGCTCGGCGTGTCAGACGAGACCGTTCGTCAGGAAATCCAGCGCGGCCGCCTGCCCGCGATCCGCGTCGGCCGCACCTACCGGGTGCTCCAGAGCGACGTCGACGAGTACATCGCCGCCGCGGAGGCTGAGGCGTACAGCGCGCGAAAGCGCAAGGTGGGCGTGGAGGTCACCGCCTACGAGTCCGAGGCCGGCGCCGAAGTGCGGATCAGCGGACCGTCCGGCTCCGGGAAGAGCTCGCTCGTGCGCGAGCTGCGGGGACTGTGGGGTGACGCCGTGACTGCGCATCGGTACAGCGACGACGGAAGCGAGGTGCTCCGGCTGTCCACCATCGACGTGGAGCCGTCCATCGCCGACGTCGCTGAGAACGACGGTCTCCCGCCGAGGTTCCATGTCGCCAACCTCAACGCCTGA
- a CDS encoding bifunctional DNA primase/polymerase: protein MTEQNPNRAVLERIVALGGHLMPLKPGIKKASRERWQVAPAITVDEALEHLSAGGNLGVHLGFSGLIALDAENLPATQLAMAAGLQLTVAPAKSLIEGNVKHHGSHTWLRVPEGIDPMALSSGERCMQVRLPGGGLIDVLAGSKYVVAPLSTLIDAPGVAYTAYAGSSLDLAVPLEEAQLATAPKWLFDATLPCPEPLTALRGCLAPRSRRALSELDARSIELTAEIDQVPWGDWIAGDRRLSPTGQVDGCGCEVWHWTDAEHDKSVTLHGDCEIGSGAHLWSGTMMAALNLGVHCSRLDLASALRGESRSRVAASVGIRLGGEQELTPIDADDLDESADEAEQRGDLTAAAELRKAAAVMRSRQHAVAPKEGAVFVGADSVVGAPTVSAAPTLTVVQGGGDAQPTAGAADGADEDTAVEADDIDAGIPPEKLEAWAEIKRRGFNPNDRAVYPLGFHSTPEILEHVMDYSDLTRATFHAARRAHAVHPIALYLNDLVRFGMRLPTDLGPFPGQPLSTFVAAVGRSGTGKTQSSRMSASPHDWTQIGRVTRPGATPAETGDTPPPGLPEVFIGVGAESLNRTHRLGSGQVLVDLYGEIEPLYDEDTGKVIKGKSQFRPNEHLALHVHEDEMSALIARSGGPQSTTMQTLCAAWARADIGDASRNAGTKATLSGDMDPYNLFLTGGLQPARAWTFFLTASLGFIQRFIHAAVTDPYRAVGLPVLADPGTVPPPSLAVGTATAFTLCESIKAAQAEAEKDSGVDALAGFSDLDSHLLMVRIRLACLVAAYHGTLTVDELCWEHSGWIMEYSRRSRAHAEAEKDGAAADDAGDVEKLRAHGKRVAAADDESRVRSAANRILGKLAEAGDAGLTEGEARKWLSGVRRNGRPSERALYGADALRVVKASEGVTFDGIRMRFASSPSAPLTAAPAIGSLGGAATA from the coding sequence GTGACCGAGCAGAACCCGAACCGCGCTGTCCTCGAGCGGATCGTGGCCCTCGGTGGGCACTTGATGCCGCTCAAGCCCGGGATCAAGAAGGCCAGCCGCGAGCGCTGGCAGGTGGCCCCCGCCATCACCGTCGACGAGGCGCTCGAGCACCTCTCGGCGGGTGGCAACCTCGGGGTGCACCTCGGCTTCTCCGGCCTGATCGCCCTGGACGCGGAGAATCTCCCGGCGACGCAGCTCGCCATGGCCGCGGGACTCCAGCTCACCGTGGCACCGGCGAAGTCCCTCATCGAGGGGAACGTGAAGCACCACGGGTCGCACACCTGGCTCCGCGTGCCCGAGGGCATCGATCCGATGGCGCTGAGCAGCGGTGAGCGCTGCATGCAGGTCCGGCTGCCGGGCGGAGGGCTCATCGACGTGCTGGCGGGCTCGAAGTACGTGGTGGCACCGCTGAGCACGCTGATCGACGCGCCCGGCGTCGCGTACACGGCCTATGCCGGCAGCTCCCTGGACCTCGCCGTGCCCCTTGAGGAGGCGCAGCTCGCGACCGCTCCCAAGTGGCTGTTCGACGCGACGCTGCCATGCCCGGAACCGCTGACCGCCCTCCGAGGATGCCTCGCTCCGCGGTCCCGCCGCGCCCTGTCCGAGCTGGACGCGCGGTCGATCGAGCTGACCGCCGAGATCGATCAGGTGCCGTGGGGCGACTGGATCGCTGGTGACCGCAGGCTCAGCCCCACCGGGCAGGTGGACGGCTGCGGCTGCGAGGTCTGGCACTGGACGGACGCCGAGCATGACAAGTCGGTCACCCTTCACGGTGACTGCGAGATCGGGTCGGGCGCTCACCTGTGGTCGGGCACGATGATGGCGGCGCTGAACCTCGGCGTTCATTGCTCGCGACTGGACTTGGCGTCGGCGCTCCGCGGAGAGTCCCGCAGCCGCGTCGCTGCGAGCGTCGGGATCCGTCTCGGGGGCGAGCAGGAGCTCACCCCGATCGACGCCGATGATCTCGACGAGTCGGCCGACGAGGCCGAGCAGCGGGGTGACCTCACGGCAGCCGCGGAGCTCCGGAAGGCAGCCGCGGTGATGCGCTCCCGTCAGCACGCGGTGGCTCCGAAGGAGGGCGCGGTCTTCGTCGGCGCTGACAGCGTGGTGGGTGCTCCGACCGTCTCGGCGGCTCCCACGCTCACCGTGGTGCAGGGTGGCGGCGACGCGCAGCCGACCGCTGGTGCGGCCGACGGGGCGGACGAGGACACCGCGGTCGAAGCCGACGACATCGACGCGGGCATCCCGCCGGAGAAGCTCGAGGCGTGGGCCGAGATCAAGCGCCGAGGGTTCAATCCGAACGACCGAGCCGTCTACCCGCTCGGCTTCCACTCGACGCCGGAGATCCTCGAGCACGTCATGGACTACAGCGACCTGACGCGGGCGACGTTCCACGCCGCGCGCCGGGCGCACGCGGTGCACCCGATCGCGCTGTACCTCAATGACCTGGTCCGGTTCGGCATGCGTCTGCCCACCGACCTCGGACCGTTCCCGGGGCAGCCGCTCTCAACTTTCGTCGCCGCGGTCGGCCGCTCCGGGACCGGCAAGACGCAGTCCTCGCGTATGAGCGCTTCGCCGCACGACTGGACTCAGATCGGCCGCGTGACTCGCCCCGGCGCCACTCCCGCCGAGACCGGCGACACCCCGCCGCCGGGGCTGCCGGAGGTGTTCATCGGCGTCGGAGCGGAGTCCCTGAACCGCACCCACCGGCTCGGCTCCGGCCAGGTGCTCGTCGACCTGTACGGCGAGATCGAGCCGCTGTACGACGAGGACACCGGCAAGGTGATCAAGGGCAAGTCGCAGTTCCGGCCGAACGAGCACTTGGCGCTTCACGTGCACGAGGACGAGATGAGCGCGCTGATCGCCCGCAGCGGTGGCCCGCAGAGCACGACGATGCAGACGCTGTGCGCGGCGTGGGCGCGCGCCGACATCGGTGATGCGAGCCGCAACGCCGGCACCAAAGCCACCCTGTCCGGCGACATGGACCCGTACAACCTGTTCCTCACCGGCGGCCTGCAGCCTGCACGGGCCTGGACCTTCTTCCTGACGGCGTCGCTGGGGTTCATTCAGCGCTTCATCCACGCGGCCGTCACCGACCCGTACCGGGCGGTCGGGTTGCCGGTGCTCGCGGATCCGGGCACCGTCCCGCCGCCGTCGCTCGCCGTCGGCACGGCGACCGCGTTCACCCTGTGCGAGAGCATCAAGGCCGCGCAGGCGGAGGCCGAGAAGGACTCCGGCGTCGATGCGCTCGCCGGCTTCTCCGACCTGGACTCGCACCTGCTCATGGTCCGGATCCGGCTGGCATGTCTGGTGGCCGCGTACCACGGAACGCTCACCGTCGATGAGCTGTGCTGGGAGCACAGCGGCTGGATCATGGAGTACAGCCGCCGCTCGCGCGCCCACGCGGAGGCGGAGAAGGACGGTGCGGCAGCCGATGACGCGGGCGATGTGGAGAAGCTGCGCGCGCACGGCAAGCGCGTCGCGGCGGCCGACGACGAGAGCCGGGTACGGAGCGCCGCCAACCGGATCCTCGGCAAGCTCGCGGAGGCGGGGGACGCCGGCCTCACCGAGGGGGAAGCGCGCAAGTGGCTTTCCGGCGTCCGCCGTAACGGGCGCCCGTCAGAGCGAGCGCTGTACGGAGCGGACGCTCTGCGCGTCGTCAAGGCCAGCGAGGGCGTGACCTTCGACGGCATCCGAATGCGTTTCGCATCGAGCCCGTCGGCGCCGCTGACTGCCGCCCCGGCGATCGGTTCGCTTGGAGGAGCAGCCACGGCCTGA
- a CDS encoding glutaredoxin family protein — translation MTITVLTQPNCAACKWVTKSLDAEGMPYELRDVRDDPSAEDLLVGIYQRLRPGMHPQTPVTILEDHGIVFGPDIRSRLRELRQGTAA, via the coding sequence ATGACCATCACTGTCCTGACCCAGCCGAACTGCGCCGCGTGCAAGTGGGTGACCAAATCGCTCGATGCCGAGGGCATGCCCTACGAGCTGCGGGACGTTCGCGACGATCCCTCTGCCGAAGACCTGCTCGTCGGCATCTACCAGCGCCTCCGCCCGGGCATGCACCCGCAGACGCCCGTCACGATCCTCGAAGACCACGGCATCGTCTTCGGCCCGGACATCCGGTCGCGTCTGCGCGAGCTGCGCCAGGGGACCGCGGCGTGA
- a CDS encoding DNA-binding protein, with amino-acid sequence MSGTIRRPAPEGGTFITRPAAAELRGVTRRRIDTLIQQGKLPAYEVAGRVMVLEADVLALELPTAPPEGWISRHAAAKILGCTHRAVGLMVARGDLPAEEFGGRLYLREADVRKAATPRRVIPPRRR; translated from the coding sequence GTGAGCGGAACCATCAGGCGTCCCGCACCCGAGGGCGGCACGTTCATCACCCGACCAGCCGCAGCGGAGCTGCGGGGTGTGACACGGCGGCGCATCGACACCCTGATCCAGCAGGGGAAGCTGCCGGCCTACGAGGTCGCAGGCCGGGTGATGGTGCTCGAAGCCGACGTGCTCGCTCTCGAGCTGCCGACCGCGCCGCCCGAGGGATGGATCTCCCGCCACGCCGCCGCGAAGATCCTCGGCTGCACACACCGCGCGGTGGGCCTGATGGTGGCGCGCGGTGATCTGCCGGCCGAGGAGTTCGGCGGCCGCCTGTACCTGCGCGAGGCCGACGTACGCAAAGCCGCGACCCCCCGCCGCGTGATACCGCCGCGTCGCCGGTGA
- a CDS encoding VOC family protein has product MKLSLIVLYVPPPTLDRAAAFYGAILDAEPVAEKHGDGPRHWSVTGADGLVMELYPRGSRPHTATRLEFHGPDMDDAVQRLMDRAYALPERTRDGAGWWVSDPIGNTVVLLHEV; this is encoded by the coding sequence ATGAAACTGTCGCTGATCGTCCTGTACGTCCCGCCGCCGACCCTCGACCGTGCCGCGGCGTTCTACGGGGCGATCCTCGACGCGGAGCCCGTCGCCGAGAAGCATGGCGATGGTCCCCGGCATTGGTCAGTCACTGGTGCCGACGGGTTGGTGATGGAGCTCTACCCGAGGGGGTCACGGCCGCACACGGCGACGCGTCTGGAGTTCCACGGCCCGGACATGGACGACGCGGTGCAGCGACTGATGGACCGGGCCTACGCGCTGCCGGAGCGGACACGGGACGGCGCCGGTTGGTGGGTGAGCGATCCCATCGGCAACACGGTTGTGCTGCTGCACGAGGTGTAG
- a CDS encoding site-specific integrase, with translation MILPAVTAGAQPPDLPTDVVERIRIATIDSQSEGTRRAYSSGWRRFEGWCRRNGYEALPAHPTVIAAYLVDAAETVNENGERAYSTVTLSKWTAAIFDRHRRAGMDPNPAAHELVRQTMSGIRRQYASRGDRPRKPRTPLLTDDVVLLVTTAREQVTGWVSEVCERRDSALLLMGFAGAFRRSELSGLTGADVELHPADGVHVHLRKSKTDQLGEGGTFPLPRTKESLRCPACAFVRWAAVVSTFEDGGKDAVIRLVSDSPEFGSRHVCRTRAPKIARRAPLFRSCRNGVLSEGPLSGAGIHAVIRRRASRAGFEPEAVERLGGHSLRAGFVTQAARAGADHHSIMRQTGHRTPAMVTRYVRESAPLIGNAVTVLGL, from the coding sequence ATGATCCTTCCCGCAGTCACAGCCGGTGCGCAGCCGCCGGACCTCCCCACCGATGTGGTGGAACGGATCCGCATCGCCACCATCGACTCACAGTCCGAGGGAACCCGCCGCGCGTACAGCTCGGGCTGGCGACGGTTCGAGGGCTGGTGCCGGCGCAACGGGTACGAGGCACTGCCCGCGCATCCGACGGTGATCGCCGCGTACCTCGTCGACGCCGCCGAGACGGTCAACGAGAACGGTGAGCGCGCGTACTCCACGGTGACGCTCAGCAAGTGGACCGCCGCGATCTTCGATCGGCACCGCCGCGCGGGCATGGACCCGAACCCCGCGGCGCACGAACTGGTCCGGCAGACCATGTCCGGGATCAGGAGGCAGTACGCCAGCCGCGGAGACAGGCCGCGCAAGCCGCGCACCCCTCTACTCACGGACGACGTGGTGCTGCTCGTCACGACGGCCCGTGAACAGGTAACCGGTTGGGTCAGCGAGGTCTGCGAGCGGCGTGACTCGGCGCTGCTGTTGATGGGGTTCGCCGGCGCGTTCCGCCGTAGCGAACTCAGTGGACTCACGGGAGCTGATGTTGAGCTCCACCCCGCGGACGGTGTCCACGTCCATCTGCGCAAGAGCAAAACTGATCAGCTCGGCGAGGGTGGCACATTCCCGCTGCCGCGCACGAAGGAATCGCTGCGCTGCCCGGCGTGCGCCTTCGTCCGTTGGGCCGCAGTGGTTTCCACGTTCGAGGACGGCGGCAAGGACGCGGTGATCCGGTTGGTCTCAGACTCGCCCGAGTTCGGGAGCCGGCACGTGTGCCGTACACGCGCACCGAAGATCGCCCGCCGCGCGCCGCTGTTCCGGTCGTGTCGCAACGGGGTCCTGTCGGAGGGTCCGTTGTCGGGTGCCGGTATCCACGCGGTCATCAGGCGGAGAGCGTCGAGGGCCGGATTCGAGCCGGAAGCGGTCGAGCGCCTGGGCGGGCACTCGTTGCGGGCGGGGTTCGTGACCCAGGCCGCGCGGGCCGGAGCCGACCACCACTCGATCATGCGCCAGACCGGCCACCGAACGCCGGCGATGGTGACCCGCTACGTGCGTGAGTCGGCGCCGCTGATCGGGAACGCCGTCACCGTGCTGGGACTGTGA
- a CDS encoding TIGR03619 family F420-dependent LLM class oxidoreductase, with protein sequence MQFWSGTAFLPTRDLTTIATLLDQNGFTGMFTSDHLIYPRELRTPYPLTGDKPPWPPETEWPDSWVTIGALAAVTTRLRFSNAVYIVGARPLLEVAKQVATAAALSGGRVALAIGTGWMREEFELLGQDFDNRGPRTTEMIHALRALWQGGWVSWQGEHYSVPEIMLEPHPPTPVPILCGGESDVALKRAARDCDGWVGTYYSWDDAVAIVGRLKEFRQRYGRADEPFEVIVSLSDPPSADLYRRAEDIGITGVMCAPWRDGRYREGIEQFASEIITHCG encoded by the coding sequence ATGCAATTCTGGTCCGGCACGGCCTTCCTCCCCACCCGCGATCTGACCACCATCGCCACCTTGCTGGACCAGAACGGGTTCACCGGGATGTTCACCTCCGACCACCTGATCTACCCGCGGGAGCTGCGCACCCCGTACCCGTTGACCGGGGACAAGCCGCCGTGGCCGCCGGAGACGGAGTGGCCGGACTCGTGGGTGACCATCGGCGCATTGGCGGCCGTCACCACCCGGCTGCGGTTCTCCAACGCGGTGTACATCGTCGGTGCCCGCCCGCTGCTGGAGGTGGCCAAGCAGGTCGCCACCGCCGCGGCGCTGTCCGGCGGCCGGGTGGCGCTGGCCATCGGAACCGGTTGGATGCGTGAGGAATTCGAACTGCTCGGTCAGGATTTCGACAACCGCGGGCCGCGCACCACCGAGATGATCCACGCCCTGCGCGCGCTGTGGCAAGGCGGCTGGGTGTCCTGGCAGGGCGAGCACTACTCGGTGCCGGAGATCATGCTCGAGCCCCACCCGCCGACCCCGGTGCCCATTCTGTGCGGCGGCGAGTCCGACGTCGCGCTCAAGCGGGCGGCCCGGGATTGCGACGGCTGGGTGGGCACGTACTACAGCTGGGACGACGCGGTGGCCATCGTCGGCCGGCTCAAGGAGTTCCGGCAGCGGTACGGACGCGCCGACGAGCCGTTCGAGGTGATCGTCTCGTTGAGCGATCCGCCGTCGGCCGACCTGTATCGGCGCGCCGAGGACATCGGCATCACGGGTGTGATGTGTGCCCCGTGGCGCGACGGCCGGTACCGGGAAGGCATCGAGCAATTTGCCAGCGAGATCATCACGCATTGCGGATAA